A genomic stretch from Deltaproteobacteria bacterium includes:
- a CDS encoding AAA family ATPase, translating to MYSLKKSFSIFGADFNESQAAWTALGISKKSIDTADLAVIGSKFGFFKKPDRPIAASIFVTKGGVLKTSLTLNLARTAALHGLKVCVVGLDMQGDITQALGNEGPDENESLEEALRTLNSLRGLSDFFVGQSKLEDIIVDTEVPGLSFIPETPELVALDQSLLTRNRREYWLLENVVNPLKQRFDLILMDCSPNWNRLINNALVASDVLLSPVECKINNFRNLRTFRALIAEYRRDLRLEFDHVFIPTRVVGSRRLSREIFDWYRQNLKNCTRMSIRESVHGEEATALRLSIAEHSPASAPAAEMRLLLAEIGDALGISIKSDDRLLLDRAKLGGSPSGSPDLDSAGMRSPETVTQMSQMET from the coding sequence ATGTATTCACTAAAAAAATCTTTTTCGATTTTCGGGGCCGACTTCAACGAATCACAAGCTGCATGGACGGCGCTTGGGATATCGAAAAAATCAATCGACACGGCCGATCTTGCGGTCATCGGTTCGAAGTTTGGATTTTTCAAAAAGCCCGATCGTCCAATTGCTGCATCGATTTTTGTCACTAAGGGCGGCGTATTAAAAACCTCCCTTACCTTGAATCTTGCGCGCACTGCTGCACTTCACGGTTTGAAAGTCTGCGTCGTCGGCCTCGATATGCAGGGCGACATTACTCAGGCGCTGGGCAATGAAGGCCCCGACGAAAACGAATCGCTTGAAGAAGCACTTCGCACTCTGAACTCGCTCCGCGGTCTTTCGGATTTTTTCGTTGGCCAATCGAAACTGGAAGATATCATCGTCGACACAGAAGTACCGGGACTTTCCTTTATTCCCGAAACACCGGAACTGGTGGCGCTTGATCAAAGCTTGCTCACGCGCAATCGCAGGGAATATTGGCTTTTAGAAAATGTCGTCAATCCCTTGAAGCAGCGTTTTGATTTAATTTTGATGGATTGTTCGCCCAACTGGAACCGTCTTATCAACAACGCCTTAGTGGCGAGCGACGTCTTACTTTCACCAGTAGAATGTAAGATCAATAATTTTAGAAACCTTCGAACGTTCAGAGCACTGATCGCCGAATATCGACGAGATCTGCGTCTCGAGTTTGATCACGTCTTTATTCCTACCCGTGTTGTCGGTTCGCGACGCCTTTCTCGCGAAATTTTTGATTGGTATCGACAGAATCTTAAAAACTGCACGCGCATGTCGATTAGGGAAAGTGTTCATGGCGAAGAGGCTACTGCACTTCGACTTTCGATTGCTGAGCATTCGCCCGCTTCTGCTCCAGCGGCTGAAATGCGATTGCTGCTTGCAGAAATCGGTGACGCGCTTGGAATCTCTATCAAGTCAGACGACCGACTTTTGCTTGATCGAGCGAAGCTTGGTGGTTCGCCGAGTGGTTCGCCGGATCTTGACTCAGCAGGTATGAGATCCCCCGAAACTGTAACTCAAATGTCACAAATGGAGACCTAA
- a CDS encoding acyl--CoA ligase: protein MNKNLLIRLFENRISMGSQSALLDFDSGCDLTWSEIWATSLSVSQKAREAAPDRKYFVCVTKDPTLSCLFLFGSWLSNVTPILVNPNFTRSEIENVEASLCAQGEGSHSWLCDETTNEKIKTARRDRSAPIVKFDIASLKNKPAEAEVARESLLPLTSKEIDALGLFTSGSTQIPKLVKFSHHNLLRSAEIEIENDKRLQQTTVVNLRPHFTSGGCNSLWPWVYGGGRMIFSNAAAQLPNARIIRNLLFKTKPELLICSPSMLNVLAESNDGHPLSDVPLPTYFGGMSVSETVLTSLVSMGLCPWMRYGMTEVGHIISKIDLTQGPPYPEKSDVGQVYRGLHAKSDSGYLVFRGDGIARSCVAKGADFVSDDRGEVRGARIILRGRENKIANVNGFRFPIAEVQRAMESHRELKHVLALAIPNGFKGDEIVVFFQPNEPGGVDEIALRLSMQNLLVNFKRPNRYILVHAWPFTANGKVNQAALMDLLK, encoded by the coding sequence ATGAATAAAAACCTACTAATCCGACTTTTCGAAAACAGAATATCAATGGGCAGCCAAAGCGCCCTTCTCGATTTTGATTCAGGTTGCGACTTAACCTGGTCAGAGATTTGGGCGACCAGTCTATCGGTGTCTCAGAAAGCGCGAGAAGCGGCGCCAGACAGGAAGTACTTCGTCTGCGTGACAAAAGACCCGACACTTTCCTGTCTTTTTTTATTCGGTTCTTGGCTAAGCAACGTGACTCCGATTTTGGTCAACCCAAATTTCACCAGGTCGGAAATTGAAAATGTTGAAGCTTCTTTGTGCGCCCAGGGAGAAGGCAGCCATTCTTGGCTATGTGACGAGACCACAAATGAAAAAATCAAGACCGCCCGCCGAGACCGCAGCGCGCCCATCGTAAAATTTGATATCGCCTCTTTGAAGAACAAACCGGCTGAAGCCGAAGTGGCGAGGGAGAGCCTCCTTCCTCTGACCTCGAAAGAAATAGATGCGCTGGGTTTGTTCACTTCAGGATCGACGCAAATACCAAAACTCGTGAAGTTCTCTCATCACAATCTGCTCCGATCAGCGGAGATCGAAATTGAAAACGACAAACGTCTTCAACAGACGACTGTCGTGAATCTTCGACCGCACTTTACATCTGGTGGATGTAACTCGCTTTGGCCGTGGGTATACGGCGGAGGGCGAATGATATTTTCGAACGCGGCTGCGCAGCTTCCTAATGCGAGAATTATCCGAAACCTTCTGTTCAAAACAAAGCCAGAGCTGCTGATCTGTTCACCGAGCATGCTGAACGTCCTCGCCGAATCCAATGACGGCCATCCACTGTCGGATGTGCCGCTGCCAACCTACTTTGGAGGCATGTCGGTCAGCGAAACCGTTTTAACTTCACTGGTTTCGATGGGTCTATGTCCCTGGATGAGATACGGAATGACAGAAGTTGGTCACATCATTTCCAAAATCGATTTAACCCAAGGTCCGCCCTATCCAGAAAAAAGCGATGTCGGACAGGTCTACCGGGGCCTTCACGCGAAGTCTGACTCCGGTTATCTCGTATTTCGGGGCGACGGAATTGCGAGGTCATGTGTGGCCAAGGGGGCCGACTTTGTCAGTGACGATCGAGGTGAAGTAAGAGGTGCTCGGATAATTCTTCGCGGGAGAGAAAACAAAATCGCTAACGTTAACGGGTTTCGATTTCCAATCGCTGAGGTTCAAAGGGCCATGGAGTCTCACCGTGAACTTAAACATGTTCTCGCGCTAGCGATTCCAAATGGGTTCAAAGGCGACGAAATTGTTGTTTTCTTTCAGCCGAACGAGCCAGGCGGAGTTGACGAAATTGCACTGCGACTATCTATGCAAAATCTGTTGGTCAACTTCAAGCGGCCAAACAGGTACATCCTGGTTCATGCTTGGCCCTTCACTGCAAACGGAAAAGTAAACCAAGCAGCTTTGATGGATCTACTAAAGTAG
- a CDS encoding KamA family radical SAM protein — protein MSEKLEFRSTRPLKIWQDVSAQDWSSWPWQLRNRIDSIEKLEAALKLENVKGLDIFALAEDIRRTQTDFNFSITPYYFSLMDHENPDCPIRRQGMPSSAENIQLEYELRDFPKEDQMMPVPGLTHRYPDRAMLYTTHHCAMYCRFCTRKRKVSDAGSALQQKQINDALDHIRKNPSLREIILSGGDIFSFADKQLDELLEKARSIEHVEIVRLGTRNLVTLPFRVTDSLLEVLKKYQPLYIHTHFNHPDECSNEALRSCRMLRNAGCVVNNHTVILKGINDRPEVLRLLNQKLLLMGVQPYYAYHCDLTFGSSHFRTLIADDVKMIRELRSGIDWKTEINLPHYMVDTPGGGKIELL, from the coding sequence ATGAGCGAGAAACTCGAATTCCGATCAACCAGACCTCTAAAGATCTGGCAGGACGTATCTGCGCAAGATTGGTCCTCGTGGCCGTGGCAGTTACGAAACAGGATTGATTCGATCGAAAAGCTAGAAGCTGCGTTGAAACTAGAAAACGTCAAAGGCTTAGACATTTTCGCGCTGGCCGAGGACATCCGGCGTACTCAGACTGACTTCAACTTTTCAATTACTCCCTATTATTTTTCGCTGATGGATCACGAGAATCCCGATTGCCCTATTCGCCGGCAGGGAATGCCATCGAGCGCCGAAAATATTCAACTTGAATACGAACTTAGAGATTTTCCCAAAGAAGACCAAATGATGCCGGTTCCCGGGTTGACGCATCGGTATCCTGACCGTGCGATGCTGTACACAACGCATCACTGTGCAATGTATTGCCGCTTCTGTACCCGAAAAAGAAAAGTGTCAGATGCGGGGTCTGCCCTGCAACAAAAGCAGATTAACGATGCGTTAGACCACATTCGAAAAAATCCAAGTCTGCGTGAAATTATTCTTAGTGGCGGTGACATCTTCTCGTTTGCTGATAAACAGTTGGACGAGCTTCTCGAAAAAGCCCGCAGCATCGAACATGTTGAGATCGTTCGCCTGGGAACTCGAAACCTTGTTACGCTACCGTTTCGTGTTACGGACTCGCTGCTGGAAGTTTTAAAGAAATATCAGCCACTCTATATTCATACGCACTTCAATCATCCTGACGAATGCTCGAACGAAGCGCTACGATCGTGCCGCATGCTGCGGAATGCGGGCTGTGTCGTTAACAACCACACGGTCATACTTAAGGGAATCAACGATCGGCCCGAAGTGCTAAGACTTTTGAATCAAAAGCTTCTGCTGATGGGCGTACAGCCTTACTATGCCTATCATTGTGACCTTACTTTTGGGTCGTCGCACTTTAGAACTCTGATCGCCGATGATGTGAAGATGATCAGAGAACTACGCAGCGGTATAGACTGGAAAACTGAAATCAACTTGCCTCACTATATGGTCGATACGCCCGGAGGCGGGAAGATCGAACTACTTTAG
- a CDS encoding long-chain fatty acid--CoA ligase — protein MNIWRQRIEDWRTSKNATAVRGHDDQLTWNEVAEISDELISKIEDLGQDTRPIVILAVPRGPMACALAAGLLASNACGMALDRNTVNVTLTDVLAFTSATAIVIKASDLEMFKGIALGYLEQKLQSAQGYLWLTKSDLVPELSLDRTSSVKWLIQTSGTTRSPKIVMIADDDLVARALGEIRDFDLHPEDEVLNALPLSHDVGFNQILSWVMSGLKLRVFTKLSSSELFRTLDRDGITGVSGTPLLWIGLLRELPSEVKKAEPNRTLKYLTVSGGSLEAAMIDRLRSHFKNAVVIKTYGQTETFRSLISKTFSNEKLPDSLGFPLAGVTLELLDESNSPIRGAGHGQLLHRGQGTMIGYLKDQTAPGGHDQKDHQRSGIRTGDYFDRDEAGAYYFKGRRDDLIKRWEHRLYLSETEEALRELPYIEQAIVLHRPIKDARQNEMAAFVTLVPGIADDVREAVIQHCKTYLPPQKVPDEIFVLPTMPQTESLKVDRRQLHRYWEITVVKPRN, from the coding sequence ATGAACATTTGGCGCCAGCGAATTGAAGATTGGCGAACATCAAAAAACGCTACGGCTGTGCGCGGACACGACGACCAATTGACCTGGAATGAAGTTGCCGAAATTTCTGATGAACTCATTTCCAAGATTGAAGATTTAGGCCAAGATACGCGGCCGATTGTAATTCTCGCGGTCCCTCGAGGGCCGATGGCTTGCGCCCTCGCCGCGGGACTTCTGGCGTCAAACGCGTGTGGAATGGCGCTTGATCGCAATACCGTAAATGTCACACTGACGGATGTTCTCGCTTTCACGTCGGCGACAGCCATCGTAATTAAAGCCTCTGACTTAGAAATGTTTAAAGGTATCGCTCTCGGCTATCTTGAACAAAAACTTCAGTCTGCGCAGGGATATCTGTGGCTAACAAAATCAGACTTAGTGCCCGAACTATCGTTGGATAGGACCAGTTCGGTGAAATGGCTGATTCAAACTTCTGGAACGACTCGGTCGCCAAAGATCGTGATGATCGCAGATGATGACCTGGTTGCCCGCGCCCTAGGAGAGATTCGGGATTTCGATCTTCACCCCGAAGATGAAGTTTTAAATGCTTTGCCATTGTCTCACGACGTCGGATTCAATCAAATTCTGTCTTGGGTGATGTCGGGCTTAAAGCTTCGCGTCTTTACCAAACTTTCTTCGTCTGAACTCTTTAGAACATTGGATCGGGATGGCATCACTGGAGTTTCTGGGACCCCACTCCTGTGGATCGGACTATTGAGAGAACTTCCATCTGAGGTGAAAAAGGCTGAGCCAAACCGAACGCTGAAATATCTGACGGTTTCTGGGGGATCTTTGGAGGCCGCGATGATCGACCGCCTTCGCTCACATTTTAAAAATGCGGTGGTCATCAAAACTTATGGCCAAACCGAAACCTTTCGTTCACTCATATCGAAGACTTTTTCAAATGAAAAGTTGCCGGACTCGCTGGGGTTTCCCCTCGCTGGCGTAACTCTGGAACTGCTGGACGAATCGAACTCGCCTATTCGCGGTGCCGGTCACGGCCAGCTCTTGCACAGGGGTCAGGGCACAATGATAGGCTACCTGAAGGACCAGACAGCGCCAGGCGGTCATGATCAAAAAGATCACCAAAGAAGTGGAATCCGAACTGGTGATTATTTTGATCGTGATGAAGCGGGTGCGTACTATTTTAAGGGTCGTCGCGACGATTTAATTAAACGGTGGGAACACCGCTTGTATTTGAGCGAGACCGAAGAGGCACTGCGTGAGCTCCCGTATATTGAACAGGCAATCGTTCTTCATCGACCGATAAAGGATGCGCGACAGAACGAGATGGCGGCCTTCGTCACGTTAGTGCCAGGCATTGCAGATGACGTACGCGAAGCTGTGATTCAGCATTGTAAGACGTATCTCCCCCCCCAAAAGGTGCCTGACGAAATTTTCGTTTTGCCAACGATGCCCCAAACTGAAAGTCTAAAAGTCGACCGCAGGCAGCTACATCGTTATTGGGAGATTACGGTTGTTAAGCCAAGAAACTGA
- a CDS encoding acyl carrier protein: MDRNDEIRNIVRHFLQTDPIYRGLLPANFADDFNLVESGALDSIGIFNLVSFLEKKFGVSIEPQDLNDTYFGTLASIEEFVVSRRK, from the coding sequence ATGGATCGCAACGACGAGATTCGAAACATTGTTCGTCATTTTCTTCAAACGGATCCGATTTATCGGGGTCTGTTGCCAGCGAATTTCGCGGATGATTTCAATTTGGTAGAGTCCGGAGCACTCGACTCGATCGGAATATTTAACCTTGTCTCGTTTCTAGAAAAAAAATTCGGCGTTTCAATTGAGCCGCAGGATCTCAATGACACCTACTTTGGGACTCTGGCGTCCATCGAAGAGTTCGTCGTTTCGAGACGGAAATGA
- a CDS encoding GNAT family N-acetyltransferase, with the protein MENRKIEFVWGRHDAMWLHLEIFNEQKKMNLPTDMIDSGSTHTVFITDPSLNPESQRVGGSSIFLGYDYLLIDVFWVHPSLRRKSLGKKLMNEIEAFAKTRSKRRILLSTFEFQNALPFWLSCGFQEVGKIDDYPEGQKLIYLHKRLSA; encoded by the coding sequence ATGGAAAATAGAAAAATCGAATTTGTCTGGGGCCGCCATGATGCGATGTGGCTACATCTGGAAATTTTTAATGAGCAGAAGAAGATGAATCTTCCGACTGACATGATCGACTCCGGCTCAACACACACTGTTTTTATCACAGACCCTTCGCTGAATCCGGAATCTCAGCGGGTTGGCGGGTCGAGTATTTTTTTAGGTTACGACTATCTGCTGATTGATGTGTTCTGGGTGCACCCAAGCCTAAGGCGTAAATCTCTTGGCAAAAAGCTAATGAACGAAATCGAAGCGTTTGCAAAAACGCGCTCCAAAAGAAGAATTTTGCTTAGTACGTTCGAGTTTCAGAATGCACTTCCGTTCTGGTTGAGCTGCGGCTTCCAAGAGGTCGGAAAAATTGACGACTATCCCGAGGGACAGAAACTGATTTACCTTCACAAAAGACTTTCGGCCTAA
- a CDS encoding histone deacetylase — translation MNLHSRDGHSENPYRTDAGLRGILSEQKLDPELGIFKIERPMKLEADPMGLLSIAHKPAYIKSVKDISAAADFLSKSKWAPYGGGFAFPAAVLAAGLTTELANSIFLGTLQNGLALVRPPGHHAGSDFGGGYCLFNNTAVAAATIVKSHSAKVAIIDLDVHHGNGTEEIFYRDPNVLYISIHQEDWPFTGDAGKTGEGPGQGTNINIPLPHGAGDAQWARVFAEVALPALERFSPKMIFLSMGFDTHWRDPQGSMTLSSAGQAGLMQEVCSIANRLCDKKLCVVLEGGYQADVLETGIANCMRVLTNRVNGFADEFGQSPIPFNQFEKVDKVLKSVKSLHGLGS, via the coding sequence TTGAACTTGCATTCGCGCGATGGACATTCGGAAAATCCCTACCGCACGGATGCGGGTCTTCGAGGAATTCTGTCGGAACAGAAGCTGGACCCTGAACTTGGAATTTTTAAAATTGAACGACCCATGAAGTTGGAAGCGGACCCAATGGGCCTCCTTTCGATTGCCCACAAACCAGCTTACATCAAATCAGTGAAGGACATTTCTGCCGCAGCTGACTTTTTGTCGAAATCAAAGTGGGCTCCTTATGGGGGGGGCTTTGCGTTTCCCGCGGCGGTGCTTGCTGCGGGACTGACGACCGAACTGGCAAACAGCATTTTCTTGGGAACCCTGCAGAACGGACTCGCGCTTGTGCGGCCGCCTGGCCACCACGCTGGTTCTGATTTCGGCGGGGGATATTGTTTGTTCAACAACACAGCTGTTGCGGCGGCAACGATTGTTAAATCACATAGCGCAAAAGTGGCGATCATCGACCTTGATGTGCACCACGGTAACGGAACCGAGGAAATTTTCTATCGAGATCCAAACGTTCTGTATATTTCGATCCACCAAGAGGACTGGCCTTTCACGGGAGATGCAGGCAAGACCGGCGAAGGCCCCGGACAAGGGACAAATATCAACATCCCTCTTCCTCATGGAGCGGGCGACGCGCAATGGGCCAGGGTGTTTGCCGAGGTCGCGTTACCTGCCCTCGAGCGTTTTTCGCCTAAGATGATATTTCTCTCGATGGGTTTTGATACTCATTGGCGAGACCCGCAAGGCTCAATGACCCTTTCGTCGGCTGGTCAGGCGGGACTTATGCAAGAGGTCTGCTCTATAGCCAATCGGCTTTGTGATAAAAAACTTTGCGTCGTTCTTGAAGGTGGATATCAAGCAGACGTGCTAGAGACAGGGATCGCTAATTGTATGCGTGTTCTTACCAATCGTGTAAATGGCTTTGCGGACGAATTTGGCCAATCGCCGATTCCGTTCAATCAGTTTGAAAAAGTAGATAAGGTTCTGAAGTCGGTAAAGTCTCTGCATGGATTAGGCAGCTAG
- a CDS encoding fatty acid desaturase, translating to MESKYPILPWRAGYDIVVSWLVIVGAWYVVLAVSWWLYPIACIVIANRILALSLICHEGLHRSLHPNNWLNDFLGRYFCAFPTFISFSKYRRLHLLHHSSVGSDRWDPDRHLYDFYPRSKLEFLKSLCARVLTLRTAYDFVLYYTEYPEALRRKRLGDGSLFVTSPRSDFLPFVFFQVTTLGLVVGLGILPEYLLLYLLPLMLITQPYVMLMGGLQHGPLPTASSENVSRTVTGSKIYMWLLLPLDINYHAEHHLDPSVPHYWLKQKSADLRANGRTLWTESYRSSLRSLFRA from the coding sequence ATGGAATCCAAATACCCAATTCTTCCGTGGCGAGCCGGGTACGACATAGTCGTCTCCTGGCTGGTGATCGTCGGCGCGTGGTATGTGGTCTTGGCGGTCTCTTGGTGGCTGTATCCCATTGCATGCATCGTCATCGCCAATCGTATTCTCGCTTTGTCGCTGATCTGCCATGAGGGCCTCCACCGCTCGCTGCACCCTAATAATTGGCTGAATGATTTTCTTGGACGTTACTTCTGTGCGTTTCCTACTTTCATCTCATTTAGCAAATATCGACGTCTTCACCTTTTGCACCATTCATCGGTCGGCTCTGACCGCTGGGATCCAGATCGGCATTTATACGATTTTTATCCCCGATCGAAGCTGGAATTTTTAAAGAGCCTTTGCGCCAGAGTACTGACGCTGCGAACGGCCTATGACTTCGTATTGTATTACACTGAATATCCCGAGGCCCTTCGAAGAAAAAGGCTGGGCGACGGGAGCCTCTTTGTAACCAGCCCGCGCAGCGACTTTCTGCCGTTTGTTTTTTTTCAGGTGACTACGCTCGGTCTCGTAGTTGGGCTTGGGATCTTGCCTGAGTACCTTTTGTTGTATCTTCTTCCGTTGATGCTAATTACTCAACCCTACGTGATGTTAATGGGCGGACTCCAACACGGACCGCTTCCAACTGCCTCGAGCGAAAATGTCAGTCGCACGGTCACTGGATCGAAAATCTATATGTGGTTACTTCTGCCTCTCGACATCAACTATCACGCCGAACATCACCTAGATCCCTCGGTTCCGCACTACTGGCTAAAACAAAAATCAGCCGACCTTCGCGCCAATGGTCGGACTCTTTGGACCGAATCCTACCGGTCATCTCTACGATCACTTTTCAGAGCCTAA
- a CDS encoding fatty acid desaturase translates to MLSPRSDLTAFILFLISVAIIVVSFDIGFEFLLLYVVPLVAIAQPCVWLMGGLQHGPRRTGARENVSRTIRGSKLNMWRLLLLDVNFHAEHHLDPSVPHYWLRKKSHGLLLAGEVLWSESYIESLRSLFRR, encoded by the coding sequence GTGCTCAGTCCACGCAGCGACTTAACCGCATTTATTTTGTTTCTGATCAGCGTTGCTATCATTGTTGTATCTTTCGATATCGGTTTCGAGTTTTTACTTCTTTACGTCGTGCCATTAGTGGCGATCGCCCAGCCCTGCGTGTGGTTGATGGGCGGGCTTCAGCATGGACCACGAAGAACCGGCGCCAGAGAAAATGTCAGTCGAACCATTCGGGGTTCAAAGCTTAACATGTGGCGACTATTGCTACTCGACGTTAACTTTCATGCTGAGCATCACCTTGACCCATCTGTTCCCCACTACTGGCTAAGAAAAAAGTCGCACGGTCTTCTGCTTGCCGGAGAAGTTCTTTGGAGCGAATCCTACATCGAGTCGCTTCGATCACTTTTTCGACGATGA
- a CDS encoding fatty acid desaturase encodes MDIRYPVLSWRCVYDITFAWFAIAACWFLVLSISWWLYPLACPIIANRLLALSLIGHEGLHRTVYGNSWANDWLARYFCAFPTLISFSKYRRLHLLHHSSAGCDHCDPDRHLYDFYPRPALRFSLNFTSVSRPFEQLSIL; translated from the coding sequence ATGGATATCAGATACCCGGTTCTCTCTTGGCGATGCGTCTATGACATCACCTTCGCGTGGTTCGCTATAGCCGCTTGCTGGTTCCTTGTCCTCTCGATTTCTTGGTGGCTTTATCCACTTGCTTGTCCAATCATTGCGAATCGACTTCTTGCCCTCAGCCTTATTGGCCACGAGGGACTGCACCGAACAGTCTATGGCAATAGCTGGGCAAACGACTGGCTGGCCCGGTATTTCTGCGCATTCCCGACATTGATTTCATTCAGCAAGTATCGAAGACTTCACCTGCTTCACCATTCATCGGCCGGCTGTGACCACTGTGATCCAGATCGCCACCTCTACGATTTCTATCCTCGACCAGCGCTTCGCTTTTCTCTAAACTTTACATCAGTGTCTAGACCCTTCGAACAGCTGTCGATCTTATAA
- a CDS encoding LysR family transcriptional regulator, protein MDIDRVRYFCVLAKTGSITKASEILRISQPALSKAIKLLEVETGLHLTEREGRGLVITESGMQFLETAEPLLNSWLNLSKDIRQPSASEHFRVGSFEVFTTFFLNVLLKTYSFRSLVLQEFLPGQLEQSIEQRRTDVGITYVPIPTPRVVFKEATKITMGVFGLKGAFDSKDTDPPFVVPLAPLEGTPSKVVGLDGWPDHEFPRKFAYRVALMQSAIEICSEGFALAYLPEFVVKLYNQKAAQKYHLVQYPCVIPDKQRRQSVYIIHRQGENEGPEIRAIAKALRSL, encoded by the coding sequence ATGGATATAGATCGGGTTCGTTATTTTTGCGTATTAGCCAAGACGGGTTCAATAACTAAAGCCAGTGAGATTTTAAGAATCTCTCAGCCCGCATTATCGAAAGCCATAAAGCTTCTAGAAGTCGAAACAGGACTTCACCTTACTGAAAGAGAAGGACGCGGGTTAGTTATTACGGAATCTGGAATGCAGTTTCTTGAGACAGCCGAACCGTTACTAAACTCTTGGCTCAACTTGAGCAAAGATATAAGGCAACCTAGCGCGAGCGAACATTTTCGTGTTGGTTCATTTGAAGTGTTCACGACCTTTTTCTTAAATGTTCTTCTAAAGACCTACTCATTCCGCTCGCTTGTTCTACAAGAATTTTTGCCAGGTCAACTTGAGCAGTCCATTGAACAAAGGAGGACGGATGTCGGCATCACTTACGTGCCAATTCCGACTCCGAGAGTTGTCTTTAAAGAAGCAACTAAGATCACAATGGGAGTTTTCGGCTTGAAGGGCGCGTTTGATAGCAAAGACACGGACCCACCATTCGTGGTTCCTCTTGCCCCGCTCGAAGGGACCCCGTCAAAAGTGGTCGGACTTGATGGCTGGCCCGATCATGAATTCCCTCGTAAATTTGCTTATCGGGTGGCTCTTATGCAATCGGCAATTGAAATTTGTAGCGAAGGTTTTGCCCTCGCTTACTTGCCTGAGTTTGTCGTGAAGCTATATAACCAAAAGGCCGCACAGAAGTATCATCTTGTACAATATCCCTGCGTGATCCCTGACAAACAGCGCAGACAGAGCGTCTATATAATCCACCGCCAAGGCGAGAATGAGGGACCGGAGATTCGCGCCATAGCCAAGGCTCTAAGGTCATTGTAA